From the genome of Penaeus monodon isolate SGIC_2016 chromosome 16, NSTDA_Pmon_1, whole genome shotgun sequence, one region includes:
- the LOC119582436 gene encoding ATP synthase subunit e, mitochondrial-like, whose protein sequence is MASLGAPVRVSPLIKFGRWAALLTGVLYGSTHFKTLKAKETIVREEEAKQAAIRNAQLLEEKKKMNREEMITLAGQAGVKVPADF, encoded by the exons ATGGCGTCTCTCGGTGCTCCCGTCCGCGTCTCTCCCTTGATTAAG TTTGGAAGATGGGCTGCCTTGCTGACTGGTGTTCTTTATGGTAGCACCCACTTCAAAACCCTGAAAGCCAAGGAAACCATTGTGCGAGAGGAGGAGGCCAAGCAGGCTGCCATCAGAAATGCCCAGCttctagaagaaaagaaaaaaatgaacagag aGGAGATGATAACCCTGGCTGGTCAAGCAGGAGTGAAGGTTCCAGCAGATTTCTAG